A genomic segment from Alistipes senegalensis JC50 encodes:
- a CDS encoding S49 family peptidase — protein sequence MPDIRVALSLYRHPWLVDDATLVVGQRILAGGKIDLEEKAAAYPVRLVRDDPENPEAPDTEKKVDGAVAVFPLKGMLLKEDTRCSYGTETVARAIHNAAHDDQVIAGVLAVNSGGGCVDAIPCMLKAIDEFRSCGKPIFVHSDYCCSAAYWIASAAERIYMDNTMASMVGSIGALAQVMETAPGDLEKNGYKIHMIYADESPDKNKAYRRLQEGDESVYKEDLSRIVSIFHTDIKANRPDLAADAPGVLTGDVFYADQAVANGLADGVMTLEEVIALAAIDSTKPNQSI from the coding sequence ATGCCCGACATCCGAGTCGCACTCTCCCTATACCGTCATCCATGGCTCGTGGACGACGCGACCCTCGTCGTAGGACAGCGCATCCTCGCCGGCGGGAAGATCGACCTCGAGGAAAAAGCAGCGGCCTATCCCGTCCGACTTGTCCGGGACGACCCCGAGAATCCCGAGGCCCCCGACACCGAAAAGAAGGTGGACGGGGCCGTCGCGGTATTTCCGCTCAAAGGGATGCTCCTCAAAGAGGATACACGGTGCAGTTACGGTACCGAGACCGTCGCCCGGGCAATACACAACGCCGCACATGACGACCAAGTCATAGCGGGGGTATTGGCCGTAAACTCCGGAGGTGGTTGTGTCGATGCCATACCCTGCATGCTGAAAGCCATCGACGAGTTCAGGAGCTGCGGAAAACCGATCTTCGTGCACTCGGATTACTGCTGTTCGGCGGCATACTGGATCGCATCCGCGGCCGAGCGCATCTATATGGACAACACGATGGCGTCCATGGTCGGCTCGATCGGAGCCCTCGCCCAGGTCATGGAGACCGCACCGGGTGATCTCGAGAAGAACGGATACAAGATCCACATGATCTATGCCGACGAATCGCCCGACAAGAACAAAGCCTACCGTCGTCTTCAGGAAGGGGACGAAAGCGTTTACAAGGAGGATCTCTCGCGCATCGTATCGATCTTCCATACTGACATCAAGGCCAACCGGCCCGACCTCGCGGCAGACGCCCCGGGAGTTCTCACCGGCGACGTTTTCTACGCAGATCAGGCTGTCGCCAACGGCCTCGCCGACGGCGTGATGACA